One genomic region from Pseudoduganella dura encodes:
- a CDS encoding NF038122 family metalloprotease: protein MRILLTAIALAAAFVAAGPAAAPLFNFMFTEGTSPQARQGFRAAAALWSNLLHDNVTVDLTAGFHPLAPGLLGTPRSARQPYPYATFRRALADDLTSFDDALAIGSLPRGDSFDMLLGFTSNSPHGAGSGIPYLDDGDANNTGARVTTAQARAVGLKPADQALAGCSGACDAFIGFDSQFAFDFDAHDGIGENSPGFAGMAAHEYWREDSHFGLIDPTADPGEALAISQHDPLALDAIGWDIWPMPEPSTRVMPAAGMLQPGSPASRSVARNGKTFRKNKNDG, encoded by the coding sequence ATGAGGATCTTGTTGACGGCCATCGCCCTGGCCGCTGCGTTCGTTGCCGCCGGCCCCGCCGCCGCACCGCTATTCAATTTTATGTTTACCGAGGGCACGTCGCCGCAAGCCCGGCAAGGCTTCAGGGCGGCAGCCGCGCTGTGGTCGAACCTGCTGCACGACAACGTGACGGTCGATTTGACGGCCGGCTTCCATCCGCTGGCGCCGGGGCTTCTCGGCACGCCCCGGTCAGCCCGGCAGCCTTACCCCTACGCCACGTTCCGCCGGGCCCTGGCGGACGACCTCACCTCGTTCGACGACGCCCTGGCAATCGGCAGCCTCCCCCGGGGCGACTCCTTCGACATGCTGCTCGGCTTCACGTCCAACAGCCCGCACGGCGCGGGCAGCGGCATCCCGTATCTGGACGACGGCGACGCGAACAATACCGGGGCGCGTGTCACCACCGCCCAGGCCAGGGCGGTCGGCCTGAAGCCGGCCGACCAGGCGCTTGCCGGATGCTCGGGCGCGTGCGACGCCTTCATCGGGTTCGACAGCCAATTCGCGTTCGACTTCGACGCGCATGACGGCATCGGCGAGAACAGTCCCGGTTTCGCCGGCATGGCCGCCCACGAGTACTGGCGGGAGGACTCGCATTTCGGCCTGATCGACCCCACGGCCGACCCGGGCGAAGCGCTGGCGATCTCGCAGCACGACCCGCTTGCGCTGGACGCCATCGGGTGGGACATCTGGCCAATGCCGGAACCATCGACGCGGGTAATGCCCGCGGCCGGCATGCTGCAGCCTGGCAGCCCTGCCTCCCGCTCGGTCGCACGGAACGGGAAAACATTTCGCAAAAACAAAAATGATGGTTGA